One region of Myxococcus stipitatus genomic DNA includes:
- a CDS encoding sigma-54-dependent transcriptional regulator has translation MQGEVATGSRVLVVDDDAGVRFTLKETLRSLAGVEVELAEDGAAALEKLAARPCELVITDLRMPRMDGMELVRRIQALPHAPRVIVITAHGSERFAVEAVKAGAHDYFRKPFDVDELLAVVTRALEAVRLRRENERLQGELNLSRSLVFVSDAMGRLAQLVQRAGSRDVTVLITGESGTGKERVAEALVRASPRASRPYLRFNCAALTEELAEAELFGHAKGAFTGAHRVRQGLFREADGGTLLLDEVGELALPLQAKLLRVLQEGEVRPVGEDRPVKVDVRILAATHRDLRKRAAEGAFREDLYYRLNVVQLRVPALRERPEDIPVLARMFLDRFSDRFHTGPLKIPEGFVERLGAWSWPGNVRELENTLESVVALSSDGALDVALLPGQDAPRAEPVPTSDASASLGLKERVEAYERGLVLDALRIEGGNRSGAARRLGIGRATLHDKLRKYGLDTTPDEGGDGRG, from the coding sequence GTGCAGGGTGAGGTCGCGACGGGCTCGCGGGTGCTGGTGGTGGACGACGACGCGGGCGTGCGCTTCACGCTGAAGGAGACGCTGCGGAGCCTCGCGGGCGTGGAGGTGGAGCTGGCGGAGGATGGCGCGGCCGCGCTGGAGAAGCTCGCGGCCCGCCCGTGCGAGCTGGTCATCACCGACCTGCGCATGCCTCGCATGGATGGCATGGAGCTGGTGCGCCGCATCCAGGCCCTGCCTCACGCGCCGCGCGTCATCGTCATCACCGCGCACGGCTCCGAGCGGTTCGCGGTGGAGGCGGTGAAGGCCGGGGCCCATGACTACTTCCGCAAGCCCTTCGACGTGGACGAGCTGCTCGCGGTCGTCACCCGGGCGCTCGAGGCGGTGCGGCTGCGTCGCGAGAACGAGCGGCTCCAGGGGGAGCTGAACCTCTCCCGCTCGCTCGTCTTCGTCTCGGACGCCATGGGGCGGCTGGCGCAGCTGGTCCAGCGCGCGGGCTCGCGCGACGTCACGGTGCTCATCACCGGCGAGAGCGGCACGGGCAAGGAGCGGGTGGCGGAGGCCCTGGTTCGCGCCTCGCCTCGCGCCTCGCGTCCCTATCTGCGGTTCAACTGCGCGGCCCTCACCGAGGAGCTGGCGGAGGCGGAGCTGTTCGGACACGCCAAGGGGGCCTTCACTGGCGCCCACCGCGTCCGCCAGGGGCTGTTCCGCGAGGCGGATGGCGGGACGCTGCTGCTGGACGAGGTGGGGGAGCTGGCGCTGCCGCTCCAGGCCAAGCTCTTGCGCGTGCTCCAGGAGGGAGAGGTCCGCCCCGTGGGGGAGGACCGGCCGGTGAAGGTGGACGTCCGCATCCTCGCCGCGACGCACCGGGACCTGCGCAAGCGCGCGGCGGAGGGGGCCTTCCGCGAGGACCTCTACTATCGGCTCAACGTCGTGCAGCTGCGGGTGCCTGCGTTGCGAGAGCGCCCCGAGGACATCCCCGTGCTGGCGCGCATGTTCCTGGACCGCTTCAGCGACCGGTTCCACACCGGCCCCCTGAAGATTCCCGAGGGCTTCGTGGAGCGGTTGGGGGCCTGGTCATGGCCAGGCAACGTGCGCGAGCTGGAGAACACCCTGGAGAGCGTGGTGGCCCTCTCCAGCGATGGGGCGCTGGACGTGGCGTTGCTGCCGGGCCAGGACGCTCCGCGCGCGGAGCCCGTCCCGACGAGCGACGCGTCCGCGTCGCTGGGGCTCAAGGAGCGCGTGGAGGCCTATGAGCGGGGCCTCGTCCTGGACGCGCTGCGCATCGAGGGCGGCAACCGCAGCGGCGCCGCGCGGCGGCTGGGCATCGGCCGGGCCACGCTGCACGACAAGCTGCGCAAATATGGGCTGGACACGACGCCGGACGAGGGCGGGGACGGGCGGGGCTGA
- a CDS encoding sensor histidine kinase: MDARARRSFNDLQMKHIGRVFGRMVRLRAYGGVLLMMGVAGATVVDGARWRYYWMVAQVFIGLKFFFIELKRFKRHGFTSRSVPVNLGVGILLEQSLTLGTGGLASPLLPLIIPLAFVGAAVLPARQRNILLVKELLLLALLSATHLCGWIPDLHLSFLGEPPRAMLIAAAICMPLLVIAANVIGAAIRGTFDDMLSEAFSQRDELLATHRVHARTLEALSAEIAHELKNPLATVKGLSQLMAREAGKAQPSERLEVLQSEVTRMQGILEEFLDFSRPLVPLSIGEEDLAALCDEALVLHEGVAAEHVVRLVRVGEGPVLARCDRRKVKQVVMNLLLNAIDASPREGRVEVKVDMNSLGEARVSIRDTGPGLAPGLGARVFEAGVTTKSKGSGLGLTVARALARQHGGDVTLRDAEGGGCVAELLLPREPPSEALVPVREREVARAG; the protein is encoded by the coding sequence ATGGACGCGCGAGCGCGCCGGAGTTTCAACGACCTCCAGATGAAGCACATCGGCCGCGTCTTCGGCCGCATGGTGCGGCTGCGGGCCTATGGGGGCGTGCTGTTGATGATGGGGGTCGCCGGGGCCACGGTGGTCGACGGTGCCCGGTGGCGCTACTACTGGATGGTCGCGCAGGTCTTCATCGGGCTGAAGTTCTTCTTCATCGAGCTCAAGCGCTTCAAGCGCCATGGCTTCACGTCCCGCAGCGTCCCGGTCAACCTGGGCGTGGGCATCCTCCTGGAGCAGAGCCTGACGCTGGGGACGGGAGGGCTCGCCAGTCCGCTGTTGCCGCTCATCATCCCGCTGGCCTTCGTGGGGGCCGCCGTGCTGCCGGCGCGTCAGCGCAACATCCTCCTGGTCAAGGAGCTGCTGCTGCTGGCGCTGCTGTCCGCGACGCACCTGTGTGGCTGGATTCCGGACCTGCACCTGTCCTTCCTGGGCGAGCCCCCTCGCGCGATGCTCATCGCGGCGGCCATCTGCATGCCGTTGCTGGTCATCGCGGCCAACGTCATCGGCGCGGCGATTCGCGGTACGTTCGACGACATGCTCTCCGAGGCCTTCTCCCAGCGCGACGAGCTGCTGGCCACCCACCGCGTCCATGCGCGGACGCTGGAGGCCCTGTCGGCGGAGATCGCCCACGAGCTGAAGAACCCGCTGGCCACCGTGAAGGGGCTCTCGCAGCTCATGGCCCGGGAGGCCGGCAAGGCGCAGCCCTCGGAGCGACTGGAGGTCCTCCAGTCCGAGGTGACGCGCATGCAGGGCATCCTGGAGGAGTTCCTCGACTTCTCCCGTCCCCTGGTGCCGCTGTCCATCGGCGAGGAGGACCTGGCCGCGCTGTGCGACGAGGCCCTGGTGCTCCACGAGGGCGTCGCCGCGGAGCACGTCGTGCGGCTGGTCCGCGTCGGAGAGGGGCCGGTGCTGGCGCGGTGCGACCGCCGCAAGGTGAAGCAGGTGGTGATGAACCTGCTGCTCAACGCCATCGACGCGAGCCCCCGGGAGGGGCGCGTGGAGGTGAAGGTGGACATGAACAGCCTCGGGGAGGCGCGGGTCTCCATCCGCGACACGGGCCCCGGGCTCGCGCCCGGGTTGGGCGCGCGGGTCTTCGAGGCGGGCGTCACCACGAAGTCCAAGGGCTCCGGGCTGGGGCTCACCGTGGCCCGGGCCCTGGCCCGGCAACATGGAGGCGACGTGACGCTGCGTGACGCGGAGGGGGGAGGCTGCGTGGCGGAGCTGCTGCTGCCGCGAGAGCCCCCCTCGGAGGCCCTGGTCCCGGTGCGGGAGCGCGAGGTGGCGCGTGCAGGGTGA
- a CDS encoding MBL fold metallo-hydrolase: protein MKQQGWRRVVRRGALALGGMVVALVLFAVVDGYTAFGKAAQGARRERMERSPQWRDGSFHNPQPLVNHVWDMFAGMARASPHTSPEQPLAVAPIERGRFSTPPPSGLRVTWLGHSTMLVELDGHRILTDPVWSERVSPFDWVGPRRWFPVPIPLEELPAIDAVVISHDHYDHLDHRTLMAMKDWKTTFIVPLGIGAHLESWGIPPERIAELDWWERARVGALEVVATPARHASGRFLFDKDRTLWASYAFVGPAHRVYFSGDTGLFPAMQDIGERLGPFDLTMIETGQYHRAWPDWHIGPEQAVLAHQMLRGRVMLPVHWALFGLAYHGWTEPGERVLAAAEKSGVKLVLPQPGQSFEPGAVELGAKWWPALSWETAEQHPVESTGMEGVVLTKPGGQP, encoded by the coding sequence CGAGGCGCGCTGGCGTTGGGCGGTATGGTGGTGGCGCTGGTGCTCTTCGCCGTCGTCGATGGATACACGGCGTTCGGAAAGGCCGCCCAGGGGGCGCGGCGGGAGCGCATGGAGCGCTCGCCACAATGGAGGGACGGGAGCTTCCACAACCCCCAACCCCTGGTCAATCACGTGTGGGACATGTTCGCGGGCATGGCGCGGGCGAGCCCCCACACGAGCCCCGAGCAACCGCTCGCCGTGGCGCCCATCGAGCGCGGTCGCTTCTCGACGCCGCCTCCCTCGGGGCTGCGGGTGACGTGGCTGGGACACTCGACGATGCTGGTGGAGCTCGATGGGCACCGCATCCTCACCGACCCGGTGTGGAGCGAGCGCGTGTCACCCTTCGACTGGGTTGGCCCCCGCCGCTGGTTCCCCGTCCCCATCCCCCTGGAGGAGCTCCCCGCCATCGACGCGGTGGTCATCTCGCATGACCACTACGACCACCTGGACCACCGGACCTTGATGGCGATGAAGGACTGGAAGACGACCTTCATCGTGCCGCTGGGCATCGGCGCCCACCTCGAGTCCTGGGGCATTCCGCCCGAGCGCATCGCGGAGCTCGACTGGTGGGAGCGCGCCCGGGTGGGGGCGCTGGAGGTCGTCGCCACACCCGCGCGACATGCCTCCGGCCGGTTTCTCTTCGACAAGGACCGGACGCTCTGGGCCAGCTATGCCTTCGTGGGCCCCGCCCACCGGGTGTACTTCTCCGGCGACACCGGCCTGTTCCCCGCCATGCAGGACATCGGCGAGCGGCTGGGGCCGTTCGACCTGACGATGATCGAGACGGGCCAGTATCACCGCGCGTGGCCGGACTGGCACATCGGCCCCGAGCAGGCCGTGTTGGCACACCAGATGCTACGCGGCAGGGTGATGCTTCCCGTGCACTGGGCCTTGTTCGGACTCGCGTACCACGGCTGGACCGAGCCGGGGGAGCGTGTGCTCGCCGCGGCGGAGAAGTCCGGCGTGAAGCTGGTTTTGCCCCAGCCGGGGCAGAGCTTCGAGCCGGGAGCCGTGGAGCTCGGCGCGAAGTGGTGGCCCGCCCTGTCGTGGGAGACGGCCGAGCAACACCCCGTGGAGTCGACGGGGATGGAGGGCGTCGTGCTCACGAAGCCGGGAGGCCAGCCATGA